The genomic segment TAATGTCGCCAACGGCTCGTTGTATTTTCGGAAGTAATTCACGTATGCGTTCGGGTGTCAGCAAACCGCCCACGTCCTTAAAGCAAATCCGGTAGGGCTTCAGTGCCGCCGCGGCTCTTGCCCGTGCCACAAAGTACTCGTCAGTGTGGCGAGGAGAGACCGAGTAGATGAGGTTGACGACCGCAGCCATCCCCATTTTCCGCACCCCTTCCACCTCATCCTTCATCTCGTCGAAGTCATTCCAGGAGTTGGATTGGCGCAAGGTGGTAATTCCACAATCAATCACTTTCTGAATCAAAAGTTTACTTACTGATTCAGGAACTTTCGAAAAACCACCCTTGTACCCTCCATGAAGTCTGAGCGGTGTCTTTCGGACGCCGGCTGTCCCCAACTTCAGCCATTGCCAAGGGTTTTCCCCAAGGTCCCGAATCATCTTCTTCATTTGAACGATCGGCACAAAGAATTCCATCGCCTCAAATCCGGCCGCGTCCATGTCGGCAAGAGCGGGGAGCATCATGCCCGTGCGCATGTTCATGGCCCAGAGACTCTGCTGACCATCACGCAAAGTCGTATCAATGAAGTTGACCCGCTTCAATTTTGTCTCCTCTTAGCAGGAATGATCCATGAGGCCGCTCAAATTGGGCGGTAAGTGTAACTAACCCATTGAGATTCGATATGATTTGTGTCCAAACAAGATCATTCGGCAACAGAAAAATCCCCGGCTCACTGTGAACGAGACTATCGCGTATCTGCTCGGCTTGTCACCTGTCGAGAGCAAGGAATTGTCCACCCATTTCGACGGCGGCCGCTCATCGTGCGACGGCGGCGTGATCTTGGTGCGCCAGATTGAGAGCCGTCTGGGCCTTTCCGACTTTCTTGCCTCCTGGCTGACAGACAAACGCGCTCCTGCGAGCACGAGCCTTACTCCCGTCGACATGAACCGGGCTCGAATGTTCGCCATCGCCTGTAGTTACGAGGATTGCGACGACCTTGATGTGCTGCGTTTTGATCCGGCGTTCAAGTTGGCCTGCGGGCGCTTGGCCGAGATGGGTGATGACCTGATGTCCCAATCAACGCTGTCACGGCTGGAGAATGCGCCGTCATGGCGCGAACCGGCGCGCACAGGGCTTTCCCTGATCGACCTGTTTTGCGCGCACTGGCTTGTCGGTCGACTTGCCGGCCGTGCCTTATGATCTTCTATCTCCCACGGCGGCGCGCCTCACCACCGAAATAGCACGCCCCTGACGGTAGACAATCCGGAACTTTGCGGGATGGTGGAGTAGTGATTGCAAGCCCTGATAAGTCAGACTACGTTCAAAGGCTTATACAGAGGCTGATTCAAAAGGCTCATGCTGGTGGCCCGGTCCAGTATTAAAATCAATATCTTACGCAGACCATCCGGCGGCCTGCTCGTCTGGGACATTCGGTGCACGCTTCACGCCCGCACCGACTTCAGCCCCGAGGAGCGGCGTTTGCCGCGGCGGGTAAGGATCCTTGACGAAAAGTCGGTTTAGCCGTCTCAAGCGATGACAGCGATAACCAACCAACGCTTTGATCTGAGCGAGCGCACGGTGATCGTCACCGGCGGCGGCAAGGGCATCGGCAAGGTCTATGCGCAAGAATTCGCGCAGGCCGGCGCCCGCGTTGTTGCCGCCGACATCGATAGAGACACCGCCGAAGCCACGGCCCGCGATATTGCGGCGAAAGGTGGCGAGGCGATCGCCGTTTCGACCGATGTCTCCGACACGGACTCCGTGCGCGCCATGGCTGAGGCCACGCTGGAGCGCTTCGGCTCTATCGACGTGCTGGTCAATAACGCCTCATTGATGAGCGCCCTTCCGCGCGCCTCGTGGCTGGAGATTCCGATCGAAGAATGGGATCGCGTCATGGCGGTCAATCTGCGCGGCGTGTTCCTTTGCTGCCGAGCCGTTTTTCCGGCGATGCGCGAACAGGGTGGCGGCAAAATCATCAACATTTCCTCAGCTCGAATCTGGGAGGGCACCCCCAACCGGCTTCACTACACCGCCTCGAAAGCGGGCGTCGTCGGCTTGACCCGCGCGCTTGCCCGCGAAGTCGGCGAATATGGAATCACCGTCAACGCCGTGACGCCGGGCCTGACCTTGAGCAACACTCAGATTGCCTCGTCATCGGACAACTATCTGGGCACTGCGGCGGAAGGGCGGGCGCTCGGCCGGCCGCAATATCCAGAGGATCTGGTTGGCACGGTGATGTTCCTTGCCTCCGCGGCCAGCGACTTCATCACCGGACAGACGATCAACGTCGATGGCGGCAGGGCCATGCATTGAATCAACATCCCTGAGAGATCCCCATGACATTCGCTTCGTCGCCTGAGCTACGCGCAGAACTGCTCAGCGCTTGCCGGGTGCTGACACATTTTAGGATCGTGGAAGGCTTCGGCCATGTCTCCGCTCGTATCCCGGACGCGGAGCGGGTCCTGATCACGCGGCGCAAGACGCTCGGCTTGGTGACCCAAGACGTAGAGCTGGTCGAGCTCGACATGGACGACCGCCTGGTGGCAGGCAGTGGCAACCCGCCGCTCGAGGTGCCGATGCACTTGGCGGTCTACCGCCGCCGCTGAAGATTGGGCCGATGAAGGCACTTAGATCGTCCTGCGTCTCATGATAGCCCAAGCGATATGGGCCATCTTGTTTGCCGCCGCCACGGCAACAACCATCCGGAGCTGACTTACTATCGGTGCGGATATTCGAGACCATCTGAGGGAGTGGGCAATCCCAATGGGGTCGGTTGGAGTGACAGTAGCATGATGCATCCCGCAAACGGACGGGAGAGCATATCTGAGTGCAATTTTGTCATGATGCGCTAAATTACCATGACGCATCGTGCAAACGGACAGGAGCGCAAATCTGCGTGCAATTTTGTCGTGATGCGCAATAAATGGGAGGAATGTGGTGAAAAAAAAGATCACAATTGTTCAAGGTTTGGCTGTCCTGCTCTTGTGGTTCCTCATTGCGGTTCCGCAGGGTGATGCCCGAGCGGCTACGCTGCGCTATGCGGTGTCAACCTTCGGGGAGGAAAACCTCGACCCGACCTTGACCTCGATCGTCTCTGCGCTAGGCGTTGGCGGCCCGCTCTGGGACTGGTTGACGGAATTGACGCCGGAGGGCGAATTGCGGCCCTCGCTTGCAACCACGTGGAGTCAGGTCGATGACGGGAAGGCCTGGGAGCTCGATCTGCGGAACGACGTGACCTTCCACGACGGTTCGCCGATGACCGCAGAGGACGTTCGCTTCACACTACTGACATTTGCGAGCGAGCGATCCAGGTCGTCGCGTGCGCCCCAATTTCGGAAGAAGATCGCAGACGTGAAAGCCATCGGTCCGTACAAGGTGCGCCTCGAACTGGCGTCGCCTTGGCCGACCTTGCCCTATGACTTGTCGAATCAGGCCGGGATGGAAGGGATTGTCCTCCCGAAGGCTTTTATCGAGCGGGTCGGCTGGGAGGCTTTTGCTCAACATCCGGTCGGAACGGGCGCCTGGAAATTCGTCGGGCACAAGGTCGGCGACGTCGTCGAATTCGAGGCCAACAAGAACTACTGGTCGACACCGCCGAAGTTCGACCGCCTTTCGCTCTTGCTCGTTCCCGAGGAAGCGACACGGGCGGCCATGTTGCAGTCGGAGCAGGCGGACATTGCCGACATATCGGTGGATTCCGCTTCAGGGATCGAACAGAAAGGGTTCAAGATCATCGCGGACCCGCAATTCTCATCGATCCGAGTGCACCTCTACGGCACCTATTCCGATAAATCGATGCCGACATCCGATGTGCGCGTTCGCAAGGCCCTGAACCTCGCCATCAACCGCGACGAGCTGTTGGCAGCCTTTTTTAACGGGCGCGGACGGTCGGCTGCCAGCTTTCCGATCGCGACGCTTTCGATCGGTTATCCGAAGGATTTGGCGCCCTATCCGTTCGATCCCGAGGAGGCAAAGCGTCTGCTCAGCGAAGCCGGCTATCCGGACGGCTTCGAGATAACTCTTTTCTCCATGCCTGTTTCGGGCTTCACGCTGCATCAGCAGACGGCAGAAGCTGTCGCCGGATATTGGGAAGCCATCGGCGTTCGGACGAGGATTATTCCGACCGATTTTGGCGCCTTCCGACCGCTCTATGTAGCCCGCCCCGTTCCGAAGGAACTGGTCGGGCAAGCGAGCATATTTGCCTCGACGGGTCGGTTGAACGGCAGCGACGATCTGCGAATCTGGTGGTTGAATGAGGGCGGCGTGGTGCATATGGCCGCACCGGGAGAAATCGATCCGCTCTATGCCGACGCAATGGCCGCGACAACCGTGGAGGATCTCGCGAGTGCTGTCTCCGCTGCCTATCACACTCTTTACCAGAGTTACCGGGGGATACCTCTCATAGATGCCGTCGGCGCCATTTGGGCTTACGGCAACCAAATCGACAACGTCGAAGTGGGCACCTTCCGAGGCTATATTACGCCGACATTGAAGACCGCCGTGCCCGCACAATGAGCCGGCACCGGGCATAAGCTTCTCGTCGTGCTCGCATAGACCTGCGCCGGATTTCGGGCGAGGATCCGGCGCAGATCCCGCCTCGGGAATTCCGCCATGAAACGCTACCTGCTGGGACGGCTGCTACAGAGCATCATCACGCTAATCATCATTAGCCTGTTTGTGTTTGGCATGGTTCGGCTCACCGGCAGCCCGATCGACATGATGCTGCCAATCGACGCCACGCCGGAGATGCGCGCGGAGTTAGCGCACGAGTTGGCGCTCGATAAACCGTTGCCGATCCAGTACTTCGCCTTTCTTGCGGACTTGGTGCAAGGTGATCTCGGCACGTCGATCCGGACCAGACTGCCCGTCACCAAACTATTGATGGACCGCCTACCGAGCACGCTGCTCCTGGTTGGGGCGTCCATTGCTCTCGCCATCCTGGCAGGCGTGCCACTGGGAATCCTCGCGGCCATGCGCCGCGACGGCCCGTGGGACCTGTTGGGACGGTTCTTGGTGCTGTTCGGCCAATCGGTCCCCACGTTCTGGGCCGGAATTGTCCTGATCTCGATCTTCGCGGTTCAGCTCCGGCTGCTGCCGGCAGGACGCGAAGGCGGATGGGAGCATCTTGTCCTTCCGTCGGCGGCGCTCGGCTTGTTCGGCTTCATGCTCGCTGGAATCATGCGCCTCCTGCGCGGCTCGATGATCGAGACCCTCGAGAGTGACTATGTTCGGTTCGCCCGGATCAAAGGCCTTTCGGAGGTTAGAATCGCCTGGAAGCATGCCCTGCCAAACGCCCTCATTCCGGTCATCACCTTCATCGGCTTCTATTTCGGAATCATGATCTCCGGCGCAATCGTGGTCGAAACCGTCTTCGCCTGGCCCGGCATCGGCCGCCTGGCCTTCGAGGCCGTGCAATGGCGCGACTATCCCGTCGTTCAGGGAGTCGTCCTGTTGATCGCGGTCATTACGCTCGCGGCCAACCTGTTGGTTGACTTCCTGTACTCCTATCTCGACCCGCGCATCCGGATTCGCTGAGTTTATCATGAGCTTGACCAAGATCATGGGGATCTCGCAACGGTTGCGGAAAAGCTGGACGCGAGGCATGCCGGTCGTCGCGCTGACCGTTTTCGGTTTGTTCGTCGCCGTCGCGATCACGGCCGATTGGATCATGCCGCACTCGCCCTACGAGACTTCGCTATCCAGCCGTCTGCTGCCGCCGTTCTGGAGCGAAGGTGGCCAGTCCATCTATCCTCTCGGGACCGACCGGTTGGGGCGAGACAATCTGAGCCGGATTATACTGGGTACGCGAATTTCGATGCTGACCGGCGTCATATCGGTGACCGTGGCGGGATTGATTGGCACTCTGCTCGGGCTCGTCTCCGGCTATTTTGGCGGATGGGTCGATGCCGTCATCATGCGGACGACGGATGCGATGCTTTCGTTCCCGATCATTCTCGTGGCGCTTGTCTTCGCCGTGACGGTGGGGCCCAGCTTCTCCAATCTGATCATCGTGCTCGGGTTGATCATGTGGGCGCGTTTCGCGCGGCTGATTAGAGGCGAGACCCTCACCTGGAAGGAGCGCGAATTCGTTGCCCTGGCGCGCATCGCCGGCTGCTCAGCCCCGCGAATCCTCCTGCGCCACATTTTTCCGAACGTCGTAAACCCGCTCGTGGTGCTTGCCACCCTCCAGGTCGCCTGGGTGATCGTCGTCGAGGCATCGCTGAGCTTCCTCGGCGTCGGCGTGCCGCCGCCCACCCCCTCCTGGGGCGCGCTGATTGCCGACGGCCGAAGCTATATCACGACGGCATGGTGGCTTTCCTTCTTTCCCGGCCTGGTGCTCGTGACCCTGGTCATGTCGATCAACCTAGTCGGCGACTGGCTTCGAGACGAATTGGACCCAAAGACACGGGAGTTGCGGTGAGAGCCGCTGCCTGCAACGAGGAAAACGGAATGTATGGATATCGGGCGCGCATCGGTTACACGTCGCCGCCGGCGGCAACGGAGGTGGTTCCGTACGAATTTTATATGATTGTGCCCAAGGGGATCACCCTGGTATTGCACACCCTGGCGATCGTCGAGATGAACAAGGAAGAGATCGATCGCAGCTATGAAATGAGCCTGCGCGCGGCTAGGGATTTGGCACTCGCGGGCGTCAACCTCGTGGTGCTCGGTGGTGTGCCGATCAATCTGTCCCGCGGGTTCGACAATGTCAACGCGCTGATCAGCGACACCGAGGCGAAGATCGGCGTTCCGGTCACGACCAGCATAACCGCCCAGATTGATGCGCTGCAGAATGTCGGCGCCCGGCATATTGCCGTCGGGCATCCGTTCAGCCCGCAGCACGATCAGATGTTCCTTGACTATATCGATCATTATGGCTTCGAGCGGGCCGGCACCAAGGGTGCTGACCGGACGGCGGTGGAACTCGGCCAGATTCCAACCGACACCGCGCTCGCCTTGGGACATGCGTTGAAGCGCGAAAACCCTCAGGCCGACACGTTGTGGCTGCCCTGCCCGCATTGGGCGGTGGCGGAGGCGATCGATCCCTTGGAGAAGGAGTTGGGCATGACGGTGGTCACCGCGCTCCAGGCCATCGTCTGGCATGCCCTGCGGCGTTGCGGGGTCGATGATCGGATCGAGGGTTTCGGGCGTCTGTTCCGCGAGTTTTAGAGATTGTTCTATTTATTCTGCATCGTTTCCGGCGGCTGTAAAATGGTCACCGCGTCCGCTTGGCGTTGAGGCGTCGAAAGACATCCCCGCCATGCCACCGTCTTCTGCTCGCGCTGGGCCCGGAGCCTGTCCTGAAGGAGGTCAACCGACGAAGTATCGCCGGTTCACGAGCGGAGCGAATTGACTCAAGAGCATTCCTAATGATGATATGAGTGGCTTGTTGCGCTGTCCCAGGTGCGGCGAATGGCTCCACGGATCCCCAAGTTCGAGGGGCGAATTAGCATGGTCGAGGGGAGACGCGCCGTCGCGGTAGCATGCCCTCGCGGGCACTGCGACGATGAGGTTTCCGACGTGAGGGTCAGGTGTGCCGTTGCGCGGGCTCAGTTGGCCGTTGATATCCCATTGGGACGTCGATGAATGGTGTGATACCAGGCCGCGGATCATCTCAAGGGACACTATCGGCAAAGGCGAGTTCAGCCGTATGGCCCAGCCTGATCCCTCTCGACTGCCGCTGAGCGGGCATTCAACTGCACGCCCCAAGTCGCAAGACAGGGTGAATGATATGGATTACCGGCTACGAGCAATCTTGGTACACGCCTGCCGGACAAGTTGAACCTATCGTGAACTCGGGATTTGCTTCGCACAAGGGGCCGCAACGCATTATGCCGACTAACCGCCATCCTGAAGCCTCACCTGCGGGTGGAGCCGAGCTTGCCCAAGCCGCAAAAACGGAAGACGCGCCGCTTCTCGAAGTCGATGATCTCAGGGTGGAGTTTCGGACGGATTCCGGTCCGATCACAGTGGTCAAGGGCGTGTCCTTTACCATCCGGGAGGGCGAGACGTTGGGCCTGCTGGGCGAATCCGGCAGCGGAAAGACCGTCACTTCGCTCGCCGTGCTCGGCCTCGTTCCTTCTGCGGCGGGGCGAATTTCCGGCGGGCGGGTCTTCTTTTCCGGACAGGATCTCGCCACCCTCGGAGCGCGCGACTTTCGGCGCCTGCGGGGAAGCTCAATGACAATGATCCTGCAGGATCCCCTAACCTCGCTGAACCCTGTCTTCACGATCGGAAACCAGCTCATGGAGACACTGCGATTGCATCGGATCGGCCCACGCGACCAAATCGCACACCGGGCAGTTGAATTGCTGCGCCAACTTCACATCCCGGCTGCTGAAACGCGCCTGCGGAACTATCCCCACCAATTTAGCGGCGGCATGCGCCAGCGGGTCGTTGCCGCAATCGCCCTCGCGGGCAATCCGCGGCTTCTCATCGCCGATGAGCCGACGACCTCGCTGGATGTTACGGTCCAGGCAAATTTCCTGCGTCTGTTGAAAAGCATTCAGCAGCGGACCGGCTTGGCGATCCTTTTCGTCACCCACGACCTCGGGGTTATTGCCCGAGTTTGTAACCGGGCCGCCGTCATGTATGGGGGACGGATCGTCGAGGAGGCTCCGGTCAGCACGCTGTTCCGGGCGCCCGCGCATCCCTATACCGAACTGCTGCTCAAGGCCCTGCCGACGATCGAGAATCGCGCAGAGCGTCTGTCTTGGATACCAGGGCAGCCTCCTGCAACTGTGGAATCCTTCGCCGGATGTCCCTTCGCGCCGCGATGCCCGAAGGCGCTCGATCTCTGCCGGCAAGAGGCGCCTCCCGAAACATGGCTGGCGACGGAGCATCGAGTTGCCTGCTGGCTTCACGCGACTGCGGAGGCACAATGACCGTCGCACCGATCCTCCTATCGGCAATGGGGCTGAGCCGCGATTTTCCGCTCTCCAGCGGTGGCCTATTTGGCGGCTCCGGGCGACGGAGCATCAAGGCTCTAGACGAAGTCAGCTTCGATATCGGCGAGGGGGAGACACTGGGACTCATCGGCGAATCCGGGTGCGGGAAGACGACGACGGCGCGCCTGCTTCTGGATCTCGACCGCCCGACCGAAGGCGCGGTACTGTTCCACGGCGTGGATCTGCGGCGCCTGAGCCGTTCCGAGCGGCGCGACTATCGGCGATCGGTTCAGGCAGTCTTCCAGGACCC from the Hyphomicrobiales bacterium genome contains:
- a CDS encoding 3-oxoacyl-ACP reductase family protein — translated: MTAITNQRFDLSERTVIVTGGGKGIGKVYAQEFAQAGARVVAADIDRDTAEATARDIAAKGGEAIAVSTDVSDTDSVRAMAEATLERFGSIDVLVNNASLMSALPRASWLEIPIEEWDRVMAVNLRGVFLCCRAVFPAMREQGGGKIINISSARIWEGTPNRLHYTASKAGVVGLTRALAREVGEYGITVNAVTPGLTLSNTQIASSSDNYLGTAAEGRALGRPQYPEDLVGTVMFLASAASDFITGQTINVDGGRAMH
- a CDS encoding class II aldolase/adducin family protein gives rise to the protein MTFASSPELRAELLSACRVLTHFRIVEGFGHVSARIPDAERVLITRRKTLGLVTQDVELVELDMDDRLVAGSGNPPLEVPMHLAVYRRR
- a CDS encoding ABC transporter substrate-binding protein, with translation MKKKITIVQGLAVLLLWFLIAVPQGDARAATLRYAVSTFGEENLDPTLTSIVSALGVGGPLWDWLTELTPEGELRPSLATTWSQVDDGKAWELDLRNDVTFHDGSPMTAEDVRFTLLTFASERSRSSRAPQFRKKIADVKAIGPYKVRLELASPWPTLPYDLSNQAGMEGIVLPKAFIERVGWEAFAQHPVGTGAWKFVGHKVGDVVEFEANKNYWSTPPKFDRLSLLLVPEEATRAAMLQSEQADIADISVDSASGIEQKGFKIIADPQFSSIRVHLYGTYSDKSMPTSDVRVRKALNLAINRDELLAAFFNGRGRSAASFPIATLSIGYPKDLAPYPFDPEEAKRLLSEAGYPDGFEITLFSMPVSGFTLHQQTAEAVAGYWEAIGVRTRIIPTDFGAFRPLYVARPVPKELVGQASIFASTGRLNGSDDLRIWWLNEGGVVHMAAPGEIDPLYADAMAATTVEDLASAVSAAYHTLYQSYRGIPLIDAVGAIWAYGNQIDNVEVGTFRGYITPTLKTAVPAQ
- a CDS encoding ABC transporter permease, producing MKRYLLGRLLQSIITLIIISLFVFGMVRLTGSPIDMMLPIDATPEMRAELAHELALDKPLPIQYFAFLADLVQGDLGTSIRTRLPVTKLLMDRLPSTLLLVGASIALAILAGVPLGILAAMRRDGPWDLLGRFLVLFGQSVPTFWAGIVLISIFAVQLRLLPAGREGGWEHLVLPSAALGLFGFMLAGIMRLLRGSMIETLESDYVRFARIKGLSEVRIAWKHALPNALIPVITFIGFYFGIMISGAIVVETVFAWPGIGRLAFEAVQWRDYPVVQGVVLLIAVITLAANLLVDFLYSYLDPRIRIR
- a CDS encoding ABC transporter permease, producing the protein MSLTKIMGISQRLRKSWTRGMPVVALTVFGLFVAVAITADWIMPHSPYETSLSSRLLPPFWSEGGQSIYPLGTDRLGRDNLSRIILGTRISMLTGVISVTVAGLIGTLLGLVSGYFGGWVDAVIMRTTDAMLSFPIILVALVFAVTVGPSFSNLIIVLGLIMWARFARLIRGETLTWKEREFVALARIAGCSAPRILLRHIFPNVVNPLVVLATLQVAWVIVVEASLSFLGVGVPPPTPSWGALIADGRSYITTAWWLSFFPGLVLVTLVMSINLVGDWLRDELDPKTRELR
- a CDS encoding ABC transporter ATP-binding protein: MIWITGYEQSWYTPAGQVEPIVNSGFASHKGPQRIMPTNRHPEASPAGGAELAQAAKTEDAPLLEVDDLRVEFRTDSGPITVVKGVSFTIREGETLGLLGESGSGKTVTSLAVLGLVPSAAGRISGGRVFFSGQDLATLGARDFRRLRGSSMTMILQDPLTSLNPVFTIGNQLMETLRLHRIGPRDQIAHRAVELLRQLHIPAAETRLRNYPHQFSGGMRQRVVAAIALAGNPRLLIADEPTTSLDVTVQANFLRLLKSIQQRTGLAILFVTHDLGVIARVCNRAAVMYGGRIVEEAPVSTLFRAPAHPYTELLLKALPTIENRAERLSWIPGQPPATVESFAGCPFAPRCPKALDLCRQEAPPETWLATEHRVACWLHATAEAQ